DNA sequence from the Raphanus sativus cultivar WK10039 unplaced genomic scaffold, ASM80110v3 Scaffold1674, whole genome shotgun sequence genome:
ATCCTTGTCAGTGCATGCGCTCTAGCCAGCATGCCGTTCTTCTTCAACCCTGAGATCATTGCCGTGTATGCTTTATCATCAGGCTCCACTCCGTAGCTGCTGAGGCTACAGAACAACTTATATGCTTCATCCGCCTTACCATCCTTGCACATCCCATGGATCATGATAGTATATGTAACAATGTCAAGATCATTTCTAGTCTTTTGCATATCTTCATATTTACCCAATGCTAGCTTTACCTTCCCATAAGAAAACAGACCAGCTAAAACAATGTTATAACTCCTAATATTTGGAGACAGACCATGAGCAGGCATTTTTTCCAAGAGTTGTTCGGCAGCACTGATTTTGCCAGCTTGAAAACACCCTTGGATAAGGGTGTTGCGAGAGACTATGTTTTCAGCAACTCCTCTGTCAGACATCTCTTGGAAAAGTTCAATCCCTTTCTTGAACATGTTCGACTTGAAAAATCCATTTGCAAGAGTAGAGTAAGTCAATACATTTGGGGCGCACCCATTGCTTAGCATGTCTTTATAAGCTTCTACGGCGATATCTACATGATTGTGCATGCACAACCCATTTATTACTGAAGTGTAAGTGAAAACATTAGGATCTATAGACATCTTGATCATCTCCTGGCGCAGCtccttaaattttgaaaacttcCCAGCTTTCACATACGCATCGATTAGTACAGTGAAAGTGACTACATTAGGATCGATATTCCTGGAGATCATCTCGCGAAGTAGGTGAGAGGCTTCACTCAACTTACAGGCGTTACAAAGACCACTAATGAGAGAGGTGTAGGTAAACACATTCGGAGTAACTCCTTCCTTCTCCATCCAACCAAATTGCTTAACCGCTTCATTCAATAACCCGCTCCTACAGAGACCATCAATAAGAACAGTGTAGACTACAACATTAGGGGCAACGcccatcttcttcatctgctCAACCACATACAAAGCCTCGTAATTTCTATTGATCCTACAAAACCCACTAACCAACAAGCTATCCGTAACCACGTCCGGCTCAACACCAAGCTTCATCATCTTCCCAAGAAAAGACAAAGCAAGACAAGGCTGATAACAAGAGCAGAAACACTTCACTAAGATGTTGCAGGTGTAGATATCAGGCGATATCTCTATATCCTCTTCCTTCTCCACAATACTCCAGAGCCTGATCACAGTATCGTAGCTATGCATCTTGGCGATAGCAGTCAGCACTTTGTTGAACTCGATGATGTGAGGGAGGGGACGAGACTCAGCCATGTATTTGAACAAGTACACAGCTTCATCGTGCTCGATACCGTCAAGCCCACTTCTCAGTATCTCTCGATAGTCAACAGAACTACAGAAAGCTCGGAGCTTGCAGAGTCGAATCGAAGGAGGGATACCGTTCTTCAGGAAGAACTGTCGGTGAAGAAACGCCTTAGCCGTCGAGGAGATCGCAGTCGGGATCGGCCACCGCATCCAATCGACTTGCCTTCAGCTTGATTTGGGGGTTTCGCTCCCAAAATGAGTTGCTcgaccataaaccctaaaccctaaaccctaggAGGATACATTTGGTTAAGTGAACTGAGAATTTGAGACAGAGGAGAAGAAGGCGCAAGAGAGAAATAACCGGTTTAACGGACAATcgaggttttagggttttggtttacATTGGACCCGAACAAGCAGTCGCTTTAAACGGGTTTTATTAAACCGAACCGGTTTAAACGAAttctatattttgtttatgGTATGTCACTTCTTATTTACCACAGAAactgactttttttttgacttgGAGATTACATTTCCACTTTATATACATTGtttcttcaaatttttattgTGAGCTCTCGAAATGATGGTTTATTGATGATTTACAGagcctctataaattaatattcaacaaattaataatctctatgaTAAATTTCATCGGTCCCGAATTAAATtggttcaaaatataaaacaaatctataaaataataaaataatattttttaaaaaattcctatataaatatattgtctcataaaattataaattaataatatatctatatatatttcatatatatataagttcaaattaaacattatattgttgattttatattcacaataaaaatatttctattttttttaatatttcaaaatattttgatgatatttaataaaattatatcgaaaccacgtatatgttatatgaaatattaatataaaccaactaatataataaaaaaatatgaaatatatacagtaaaatcaaatatatttttattttatataaaatattaaaaatagaaaaaatcaaaaaattttttttataaattaatatctttataaattcataaaatttaaaaattcaagtattattattaatttatagacgtTCTATTGTATATTTAACCAAATTCCACCTTATgacaacaaaagaaaactattCTGCTCCAAAGATATCATATTAAAAAAGATTGGATTTCTAATTCTAAATCGAttgataataaattaattagctCAAATTCTTTGTGTATTAATGTTAAGTCTTTTAATTTTGATGGAGAATCCTCACGATATGTTATTCATATTGTACAATACATTGAGAGGCACGTCTGTCAGCGTTTTTGGTTTCTGGCTTCAGGATTCAAGTCCATTTCTGCATTATTTCTTCACACTAAGATCTGATCCATCTTTGATAAGACTACAGTACCATGTTTAGCTAATTACATGAACAGAAATTAAAATAGTTCTTTTACAATACTCTAGAAAGTAGAAGCTTAATGAAATATCAAGAAAGTTGACTGAGACATTGGTTACAGAAATCATGCAGGAGAAAGAATGTAGtaggtaaaaaatatttttcctttCTTATTTATCACTGAAACCGAGCTAAGTCATACTTCAGAACATGGCTTGCTACGATTCTGTTCGTCTTCTCTGTTGGATGAAACGAGTCCCAAAACACATATGTGCTCGCATCAGTACATGTGAAAGGGTTCATTTTATCACATAAGTAGCTCATCTCATAGTATCCCGTTCCACAACATGCACTCCTTACATTATTAAAACCTGTGAGACAATCAGAAACATTAACAGCTGAATTTCTTAATGTCAATGCTATGttaaatttactttttactaACCGAATGCTTCAGGACGGTGTATGATGTCTGAAACCAAGTCATATGGGTTTGAAAACACGAGCTGTAGTCCGCTCAGCTCTTTGTTAAACTTAAAGACTTTATCCGCCATCTTGGTGTTGAAGTCTCTAGCAGCAACGTTGTATTCTTCAATACATTTGCTTCCGTAAAAGATCTGTGTTGTTCTTTCAAGTGGCAAGCATCCAAAAGGAGAGAGTCCAGAAAAGGACATCTTACGAGCTCCAAGTCTGTAAATTTCGGTCAAGAACTCTCCAGCGAGTCCTATCAGGAAGTTTTGGTACTCATCAACAGAGTACTTGCGTAACTTGCGAGGAAGAAGATAGTAATTCTCAAGAAAATCGTTGGTTCCTATACTAATCAGGTAAAGTGATTCCCTGATAACTTCATTAGCTTTCTCTTCTCCCAAGTAGCTTCTCAGCTTGGTCTGGTACTCTTTGTAGTACTCCACTTCCTTCCATAGCGGCATCACAGACTTCAACATTTCAAAAAACCATGTCAGTTATATGTTACAGTAgctttatattaaaatatacccCTTCCTGcctttcattttataaatcgtatccgtttcattttataaatcgtattcacatataattaaaaaaaaaagaaaaaactactaaattttctattatattcCTAACTAATACATTatcttatttgattttcttaattaataaacttaaaatagggataaaaataaaataaaactatcaAACATATGCAGTGAAAATATAAAtccatttataataaaacagaATTTAATATTTACAGTGGGAGTATGTATGAATCTGAAGATATGGAGTTGTGGTTGACTTACTAACACATCAGAGGTTGCATTGTCTAAGCCGGTTCCAGCTGAAGCAAAACAGACACCAGTGGCAAAGTCTTTGATGTCATATGATGGATCTAGGTAAGCAGGAACTGCGTTCTTGAGTCCTAAGCCTTCAGAGATGAAATCTGGAGCTATCCGACCATTTGAGAATCTCCCAGTTGCTTTGCCGTCAAAAAAGTCCCGGCCATACGGCTGGAAGTTACTCTTTAGAACCGTAGAGATCTGGTTGTTGTTCCCTGAGTCCACAGTTGAGTCCCCAAATACAATAAGTGCTGGAACTTTCGCACCAGTTCCAGGTATCTCCACCAAGAGCTGAGTAAACGCAAGCAACAAGAACGCAAGAATTCTGTTTTGCAGCATGCTTTTTTTACGAGAAGTTTTCAATTTCTTGCTTCTGTAAAGAAGACTCTCACATGTGATTGTGAAGAAAAACCAGAGCAAGGATACTATTGGAGGAAGGAGAGGCACTTGATACCGAACCTGACAAGCTTTCCCTTCCTTTTGTACTGAATAGCTTGGTCCCTTTGTTAGATAATGCTTATTTGGTTGTTAGGTACTCCTTATTTCGTGTTTGCCTATGTTTAATTTTGGCCACAGAGATAGGTCTGGAGTTAGTTGAGGTGAGTAATGAGCCGAAACCGATAAGAATCATTAATAGTATGCACCAAAGACAGTACTGTATTATATATCTACTTAAAAAGAGAGACATGTAAGAATAACTTGAAGTAGAAGGATTCGTAGTCTTGGTAAGCTTCAAGTGTATAGTAACGCCTCTTCCTCTTACCGGTTTCACGCACGGAGTTGTACACCACATGACAAAGAAAGCTTAAGGTATTCAATTTTGGGTTATTTTTAAAGCTCGGATGCTTTTGTAATCTATGTGTTGCACGTTTTGGGGCTTTTTGGTTCACCCATATGGTTTGGTTGGTGCAGCGACCATAACAAGTAACGGAAGAAAGTGTATCTCATGCGTCAAATGTGACATGAACGTTAAagttactttgttttttttgttcaacaaaagttcattttttattgattttttataacctcttctttttgtatttttccttGAAGGTAGATGTGATTAGGTTTTGATTTGTAACCGGCTGATAGGTGTTTTCTAACACAATTTCTGAGATTTTTGTACCAATATTTCTCTAATTAGAAACAATATTGAATGAAAAATACAATTAGGAGcttatggcaatatctttagTGTTTAGCCATTAACAGGTTATTTAGCAGTTGAGTTATAATACCTATAAGTAGCTGAACATTAATTTCCACTTAGTCCCATTCAAAAGAAGTCGGGACCTA
Encoded proteins:
- the LOC130504568 gene encoding pentatricopeptide repeat-containing protein At4g26800-like, with the protein product MRWPIPTAISSTAKAFLHRQFFLKNGIPPSIRLCKLRAFCSSVDYREILRSGLDGIEHDEAVYLFKYMAESRPLPHIIEFNKVLTAIAKMHSYDTVIRLWSIVEKEEDIEISPDIYTCNILVKCFCSCYQPCLALSFLGKMMKLGVEPDVVTDSLLVSGFCRINRNYEALYVVEQMKKMGVAPNVVVYTVLIDGLCRSGLLNEAVKQFGWMEKEGVTPNVFTYTSLISGLCNACKLSEASHLLREMISRNIDPNVVTFTVLIDAYVKAGKFSKFKELRQEMIKMSIDPNVFTYTSVINGLCMHNHVDIAVEAYKDMLSNGCAPNVLTYSTLANGFFKSNMFKKGIELFQEMSDRGVAENIVSRNTLIQGCFQAGKISAAEQLLEKMPAHGLSPNIRSYNIVLAGLFSYGKVKLALGKYEDMQKTRNDLDIVTYTIMIHGMCKDGKADEAYKLFCSLSSYGVEPDDKAYTAMISGLKKNGMLARAHALTRIYQKYKRNRGSI
- the LOC108839984 gene encoding GDSL esterase/lipase At4g26790; the protein is MLQNRILAFLLLAFTQLLVEIPGTGAKVPALIVFGDSTVDSGNNNQISTVLKSNFQPYGRDFFDGKATGRFSNGRIAPDFISEGLGLKNAVPAYLDPSYDIKDFATGVCFASAGTGLDNATSDVLSVMPLWKEVEYYKEYQTKLRSYLGEEKANEVIRESLYLISIGTNDFLENYYLLPRKLRKYSVDEYQNFLIGLAGEFLTEIYRLGARKMSFSGLSPFGCLPLERTTQIFYGSKCIEEYNVAARDFNTKMADKVFKFNKELSGLQLVFSNPYDLVSDIIHRPEAFGFNNVRSACCGTGYYEMSYLCDKMNPFTCTDASTYVFWDSFHPTEKTNRIVASHVLKYDLARFQ